A genomic segment from Glycine max cultivar Williams 82 chromosome 1, Glycine_max_v4.0, whole genome shotgun sequence encodes:
- the LOC100794010 gene encoding cyclin-D4-1, with amino-acid sequence MAHNSDSATSNLLLCSENSSTCFDDDLECCDAADGSNSRISHQFWDHHEGGGGGGSELLACFVAQSEETVRAMVEREREHLPRDDYLMRLRSGELDLGVRREAIDWICKAHSYFGFGPLSFCLAVNYLDRFLSVFDLPRGVTWTVQLLAVACLSIAAKMEEIKVPQSVDLQVGEPKFVFEARTIQKMELLVLSTLGWKMCAITPCSFIDYFLGKITCEQHPAKSSVSISVQLILGIIMGIDYLEFRPSEIAAAVAVSVLKELQAIEIDKAIIDLLVVEKWRVLKCVELIRDLSLINVAASLGSKVPYVPQSPIGVLDAGCLSYKSDELTVGSCPNSSHNISNPNPTKRSKPDGPSNGTSNS; translated from the exons ATGGCTCACAACTCAGACAGTGCCACCTCCAACCTTCTTCTCTGTTCGGAGAACAGCAGCACCTGCTTCGATGATGATTTGGAATGTTGTGATGCCGCAGATGGGTCCAACTCCAGAATCTCGCATCAGTTCTGGGACCACCAtgagggtggtggtggtggtggatcgGAGTTGTTGGCGTGTTTTGTGGCGCAGAGTGAGGAAACTGTGAGGGCTATGgtggagagagagagggagcaTTTGCCGAGGGATGATTACTTGATGAGGCTGAGGAGTGGGGAGTTGGACTTGGGTGTTAGGAGGGAGGCTATTGATTGGATTTGTAAG GCTCATTCTTATTTTGGCTTTGGACCCTTGAGTTTTTGTTTAGCTGTGAACTACTTGGACCGCTTCCTATCGGTTTTTGATTTACCG AGAGGTGTGACTTGGACTGTGCAATTGTTAGCTGTAGCTTGCTTGTCGATTGCGGCTAAAATGGAGGAGATCAAAGTGCCTCAATCCGTAGATTTACAG GTTGGGGAACCAAAGTTTGTGTTTGAAGCTAGAACCATTCAAAAAATGGAACTACTTGTATTAAGCACATTGGGATGGAAAATGTGCGCTATAACTCCTTGTTCCTTCATAGACTACTTCCTTGGCAAGATCACTTGCGAGCAGCATCCAGCAAAATCATCCGTTTCAATATCAGTGCAGCTCATCCTTGGCATAATCATGG GTATTGACTACTTGGAATTCCGGCCTTCTGAAATTGCTGCCGCGGTGGCTGTTTctgttttaaaggaattgcaaGCGATAGAAATTGATAAGGCCATAATTGATCTCTTAGTAGTAGAGAAG TGGAGAGTTCTGAAGTGTGTTGAATTGATAAGAGATTTGTCCTTGATCAATGTTGCTGCTAGTTTAGGCAGCAAGGTACCATATGTGCCCCAAAGTCCAATTGGGGTGCTGGATGCTGGGTGCTTAAGTTATAAGAGTGATGAATTAACTGTTGGATCATGTCCAAATTCTTCACATAATATTTCAAATCCAAACCCTACTAAGAGGAGCAAACCAGATGGACCTTCTAATGGAACCTCCAATTCATGA